In Papaver somniferum cultivar HN1 chromosome 1, ASM357369v1, whole genome shotgun sequence, a genomic segment contains:
- the LOC113283652 gene encoding polyadenylate-binding protein 4-like — MSKSTGRFHEEKEVLELKRQKIDHGSQGVGSAAEGVDTKNLKTHTCGNCGIIGDHWTINTIRFKNLPAGILNSNLKRLCLDYGPVVSVEIMRNVGQVSFENREGAQMAIDKLNGSTFKGHVITVEWPSKQEPQINSCRHCLNTDSDLITRKTLLDLYVHNTIRVRYFSGNDKSDIATLCGTIGPVSRVIGPELYEGPEHLRLLVTFENKEDAVKAIDTLNGSLFKGRVLTVERP; from the exons ATGTCGAAATCCACCGGCAGGTTTcatgaagaaaaagaagttcTTGAATTGAAAAGGCAAAAGATCGACCATGGAAGCCAAGGTGTTGGTTCTGCTGCTGAAG GTGTGGATACCAAGAACCTCAAGACCCATACCTGCGGCAATTGTGGGATTATTGGTGATCACTGGACAATAAACACTATCCGTTTTAAAAACCTCCCAGCAGGTATCCTCAACAGTAACCTGAAACGGCTCTGCCTTGACTATGGCCCGGTTGTTTCTGTTGAGATAATGAGAAACGTCGGTCAGGTATCCTTTGAGAACAGGGAAGGTGCACAAATGGCAATTGACAAGCTCAATGGTTCGACTTTTAAAGGTCACGTTATCACAGTCGAGTGGCCTTCTAAACAAGAACCCCAGATAAACTCATGCAGGCATTGTTTAAATACCGACTCGGATTTGATAACTCGGAAGACATTGTTGGATTTGTATGTCCATAACACTATCCGTGTtagatatttctcaggaaatgACAAGTCAGACATAGCCACACTATGTGGTACTATTGGGCCAGTTTCTCGTGTTATTGGGCCTGAATTGTATGAGGGCCCGGAACATCTGAGGTTGCTTGTGACCTTTGAGAACAAGGAGGACGCAGTGAAGGCAATTGACACGCTCAACGGTTCTCTTTTTAAAGGTCGCGTTCTCACAGTCGAGCGGCCTTAA